The Kitasatospora setae KM-6054 genome contains a region encoding:
- the malQ gene encoding 4-alpha-glucanotransferase, with amino-acid sequence MAAYLDREHAGSEQVPAEDNPPAPPELTALAHAYGVDTRYDAGAGPVEVGARTLTAVLAALGVDAGTPESTAQALERHREDAAARLLPPTVVAWRGRRTALDLPAGAEVRIELEQGGEAWELTAEHAHWLPEDLPLGRHALDVRAGERAARAVLVVAPARIPEPRGRSWGFLAQLYSVLSERSWGMGDLADLAELAQWAGAELGAGFLQINPLHAGMPGAPSDPSPYRPSSRRFADPVHLRIEAVPEYARHDGVRDLARRARLLREEVLEHDALIDRDAVWSLKRQALELLHTVERGVGREAAYRAFVRREGEWLERYAVWNALAEAHGGGWHAWPKGLRHPANPQVAAAKAELKDRIEFHRWLAWLVDEQLHAAQRAAVDAGMPIGLIHDLAVGVHPDGADAWALQDVLAAGISTGAPPDAFNAHGQDWGLPPWRPDALAEAGYAPFAELIRASARHAGAIRIDHVMGLFRLWWVPAGARPTEGTYVRYDAEAMLAVLALEAHRAGAAVIGEDLGTVEPGVRERLADHGVLGTSVLWFERDWQAGGAVLPPERWRPGCLATLTTHDLPSTAARLTGEHVELRHHLGLLARPLAEEQDAAARELADWQRELVRIGVLAENEPATPEALYAYLLATPAALVGVWLPDTVGDPRPQNLPGTWDQYPNWRLPVADADGTPRTLDALAAAAGTAGIAATLAPLDAPPAPPAAVPSAPPAAVRPAGHADRRTPPGAAL; translated from the coding sequence GTGGCCGCATACCTTGACCGCGAGCACGCGGGGTCCGAGCAGGTCCCGGCGGAGGACAACCCGCCCGCCCCACCGGAGTTGACGGCGCTGGCGCACGCGTACGGGGTGGACACCCGCTACGACGCCGGGGCCGGTCCGGTGGAGGTCGGCGCGCGGACGCTGACCGCCGTGCTGGCCGCGCTCGGGGTCGACGCCGGGACGCCGGAGTCGACCGCGCAGGCGCTGGAGCGGCACCGCGAGGACGCCGCGGCCCGGCTGCTGCCGCCCACCGTGGTGGCCTGGCGGGGGCGGCGCACCGCGCTGGACCTGCCGGCCGGGGCCGAGGTCCGGATCGAGCTGGAACAGGGCGGCGAAGCCTGGGAGTTGACGGCCGAGCACGCGCACTGGCTGCCCGAGGACCTGCCGCTCGGCCGGCACGCGCTGGACGTCCGGGCCGGCGAACGGGCCGCCCGGGCCGTCCTGGTGGTCGCCCCGGCGCGGATCCCCGAACCGCGCGGCCGCTCCTGGGGCTTCCTCGCCCAGCTGTACTCGGTGCTGAGCGAACGCTCCTGGGGCATGGGCGACCTGGCCGACCTCGCCGAGCTCGCCCAGTGGGCCGGCGCCGAACTCGGCGCGGGCTTCCTGCAGATCAACCCGCTGCACGCGGGCATGCCCGGCGCCCCCTCCGACCCGTCCCCGTACCGCCCGTCCTCGCGCCGCTTCGCCGACCCGGTGCACCTGCGGATCGAGGCCGTCCCCGAGTACGCCCGGCACGACGGGGTCCGCGACCTGGCCCGGCGGGCCCGGCTGCTGCGCGAGGAGGTGCTGGAGCACGACGCGCTGATCGACCGCGACGCGGTCTGGTCGCTCAAGCGCCAGGCCCTGGAGCTGCTGCACACCGTGGAGCGCGGGGTCGGCCGGGAGGCCGCGTACCGGGCGTTCGTCCGGCGCGAGGGCGAGTGGCTGGAGCGGTACGCGGTGTGGAACGCGCTGGCCGAGGCGCACGGCGGCGGCTGGCACGCCTGGCCGAAGGGCCTGCGCCACCCCGCCAACCCGCAGGTGGCCGCCGCCAAGGCCGAGTTGAAGGACCGGATCGAGTTCCACCGCTGGCTGGCCTGGCTGGTCGACGAGCAGCTGCACGCCGCCCAGCGGGCCGCCGTCGACGCCGGCATGCCGATCGGCCTGATCCACGACCTCGCGGTCGGCGTCCACCCCGACGGCGCCGACGCCTGGGCCCTCCAGGACGTGCTGGCCGCCGGCATCTCCACCGGCGCCCCGCCGGACGCGTTCAACGCCCACGGCCAGGACTGGGGCCTGCCGCCCTGGCGCCCCGACGCCCTCGCCGAGGCCGGCTACGCCCCGTTCGCCGAGCTGATCCGGGCCTCCGCCCGGCACGCCGGCGCGATCCGGATCGACCACGTGATGGGCCTGTTCCGGCTCTGGTGGGTCCCGGCCGGGGCCCGCCCCACCGAGGGCACCTACGTCCGCTACGACGCCGAGGCGATGCTCGCCGTCCTCGCCCTGGAGGCCCACCGGGCCGGCGCCGCCGTCATCGGCGAGGACCTCGGCACCGTCGAGCCCGGCGTCCGCGAGCGGCTCGCCGACCACGGCGTGCTCGGCACCTCGGTGCTCTGGTTCGAACGGGACTGGCAGGCCGGCGGCGCCGTGCTGCCCCCCGAGCGCTGGCGCCCCGGCTGCCTGGCCACCCTCACCACCCACGACCTGCCCTCCACCGCCGCCCGGCTGACCGGCGAACACGTCGAGCTCCGCCACCACCTCGGCCTGCTGGCCCGCCCGCTGGCCGAGGAGCAGGACGCCGCCGCCCGCGAACTCGCCGACTGGCAGCGCGAACTCGTCCGGATCGGCGTGCTCGCCGAGAACGAGCCCGCCACCCCCGAGGCGCTGTACGCCTACCTGCTGGCCACCCCCGCCGCGCTGGTCGGCGTCTGGCTCCCCGACACCGTCGGCGACCCCCGCCCGCAGAACCTCCCCGGCACCTGGGACCAGTACCCCAACTGGCGCCTCCCGGTCGCCGACGCCGACGGCACCCCCCGCACCCTCGACGCCCTCGCCGCCGCCGCCGGCACCGCGGGCATCGCCGCCACCCTCGCCCCGCTCGACGCCCCGCCCGCGCCGCCGGCCGCCGTCCCGTCCGCGCCGCCGGCTGCGGTCCGGCCGGCGGGACACGCCGACAGGCGCACCCCGCCGGGCGCGGCACTGTAG
- a CDS encoding HNH endonuclease, with the protein MPHVLVLNASYEPLGVVSMRRALILVLNHKAIALEDAGTTLHSATGAVRAPSVVKLTRFVRVPYRGPVPLTRRALFARDHGRCVYCGAAATSVDHVIPRSRGGQHRWDNVVAACRRCNHTKADRHLADLGWRMKRPPAAPSGLAWRVIGTGIKDPRWRPYLEPYGGLDQFRDFEHHDHPEAVLPVPVPVRTRPIRRGEQHAPLSA; encoded by the coding sequence GTGCCGCATGTCCTTGTCCTCAACGCGTCGTACGAGCCGCTCGGTGTCGTCTCGATGCGACGCGCCCTCATCCTCGTCCTCAACCACAAGGCGATCGCCCTGGAGGATGCGGGCACCACACTGCACAGCGCCACCGGTGCCGTCCGGGCACCGTCCGTCGTCAAGCTGACCCGCTTCGTGCGGGTCCCCTACCGAGGCCCCGTGCCGCTGACCCGGCGGGCGCTGTTCGCCCGCGACCACGGCCGGTGCGTGTACTGCGGGGCCGCCGCCACCAGTGTCGACCACGTCATCCCGCGCAGCCGGGGCGGCCAGCACCGGTGGGACAACGTGGTGGCGGCCTGCCGCCGCTGCAACCACACCAAGGCCGACCGGCACCTCGCCGACCTCGGCTGGCGGATGAAGCGCCCCCCGGCCGCGCCCAGCGGCCTGGCCTGGCGGGTCATCGGCACCGGGATCAAGGACCCGCGCTGGCGGCCCTACCTGGAGCCGTACGGCGGCCTCGACCAGTTCCGGGACTTCGAGCACCACGACCATCCGGAGGCGGTCCTGCCCGTTCCCGTTCCCGTCCGCACCCGTCCGATCCGCCGCGGCGAGCAGCACGCACCGCTCTCCGCCTGA
- a CDS encoding serine/threonine-protein kinase, with amino-acid sequence MSQGGYAGALVGERYRLVEQLGAGGFGRVWKAVDERLRVEVAVKEVLLPQGGPSEASAANAARAEREARHAARLRNHPNVVAVHDVVLDQGVPWIVMELVTGRTLDDEIRAVGAIPAPRLAAIGDAVLGALAAAHAAGIVHRDVKPANVLLADDGRVLLTDFGIAVHASDTALTAAGMVVGSFEYIAPERAEGREAAPAGDLFSCGVTLYHAATGHSPFRRDSVSDSVLAVFAHHPEPLPGPAPLADVVGRLLAKDPAARPTAEAALRALHEASAAAAGAVPPQPAPPVVPAVPAVPAVPPGPGPVPTALDRSPAPPPAFGPPSPSYGPPAYAPPAYPPPAYAPPAYGPPGYAAVTEDAALDPFGVGEELPESGSPVLLRIVGGFAMLGLGLAVTAYVLLSYLVGETPASAASVTGAKVAVEAVSAGAAITGGVLALPGGSPQLRLYLGAGLGVLLTVLVTAVIAANAHITGAF; translated from the coding sequence ATGTCGCAGGGGGGCTACGCCGGCGCACTGGTCGGCGAGCGGTACCGGCTGGTCGAACAGCTCGGCGCCGGCGGGTTCGGCCGGGTCTGGAAGGCCGTGGACGAGCGGCTGCGGGTCGAGGTCGCCGTCAAGGAGGTGCTGCTCCCGCAGGGCGGCCCGAGCGAAGCCTCGGCCGCCAACGCGGCCCGCGCCGAACGCGAGGCCCGGCACGCCGCCCGGCTGCGCAACCACCCCAACGTGGTGGCCGTGCACGACGTGGTGCTCGACCAGGGCGTGCCGTGGATCGTGATGGAACTGGTCACCGGCCGCACCCTGGACGACGAGATCCGTGCCGTCGGCGCGATCCCGGCGCCCCGGCTGGCCGCGATCGGCGACGCCGTGCTCGGCGCGCTGGCCGCCGCGCACGCCGCCGGGATCGTGCACCGGGACGTCAAACCCGCCAACGTGCTGCTCGCCGACGACGGGCGGGTGCTGCTCACCGACTTCGGCATCGCCGTGCACGCCTCGGACACCGCGCTGACCGCCGCCGGGATGGTCGTCGGCTCCTTCGAGTACATCGCCCCCGAGCGCGCCGAGGGCCGCGAGGCCGCCCCGGCCGGCGACCTGTTCTCCTGCGGGGTGACGCTCTACCACGCGGCCACCGGCCACTCGCCGTTCCGCCGCGACAGCGTCTCCGACTCGGTGCTGGCGGTCTTCGCCCACCACCCCGAACCGCTGCCCGGTCCGGCGCCGCTGGCCGACGTGGTCGGACGGCTGCTCGCCAAGGACCCGGCCGCCCGGCCCACCGCCGAGGCCGCACTGCGCGCACTGCACGAAGCGAGCGCGGCGGCCGCGGGCGCCGTACCGCCGCAGCCCGCCCCGCCGGTCGTCCCGGCCGTCCCGGCCGTCCCGGCCGTGCCGCCGGGCCCCGGCCCGGTGCCGACCGCGCTGGACCGCTCCCCCGCGCCGCCGCCCGCGTTCGGCCCGCCGTCCCCCTCGTACGGGCCGCCCGCCTACGCCCCGCCCGCCTACCCGCCGCCCGCTTACGCCCCGCCCGCGTACGGCCCGCCCGGGTACGCGGCGGTGACCGAGGACGCCGCGCTGGACCCGTTCGGGGTCGGGGAGGAGCTCCCGGAGAGCGGCTCCCCGGTGCTGCTGCGGATCGTCGGCGGCTTCGCGATGCTCGGCCTCGGCCTGGCGGTGACCGCGTACGTCCTGCTCAGCTACCTGGTGGGCGAGACGCCCGCGAGCGCCGCGTCGGTGACCGGCGCCAAGGTCGCGGTCGAGGCGGTCTCGGCGGGCGCCGCGATCACCGGCGGCGTGCTGGCCCTGCCCGGCGGCTCGCCGCAACTGCGGCTCTACCTGGGCGCCGGGCTGGGCGTGCTGCTGACCGTGCTGGTCACCGCCGTGATCGCGGCCAACGCGCACATCACCGGGGCGTTCTGA
- a CDS encoding beta-N-acetylglucosaminidase domain-containing protein, which yields MQARVSVAAGRRLRQGLERSAALREVLYHPAALAARRTAARTARQVAPKAADRFIADVKGTAPLLASVRAERRAGRRGSALRAAATLSAAAVVGGLFAPVPGFAAEFAPRADLSSAVPDGAERPDAAVAEAAAPLGSLTDPQIFPRPQELRAGGRPAAVPRLVTLVLADAADGPAVDAVRALLARAGAAEVRAVPQPPERPEAGSLVVYVGGPYEGAGGAVDRVLRQLAVAAGLKDTEVPALAGLPSGGHLLASGQLPADGGGAYGAVVLAGADGAGTFYAAQSLAQLLAPVGPGQAQGGEGDRGFPGVLVRDWPSGAALRGTAESFFGAPWSAAQRLAAVDFLGRTKQNYFLYAPGGDPYRAQRWREAYPARQADELAELAARARANHVTAAYSVAPGQSFCFSSGKDVDALVGKLDGLRRLGFRAFQLDFRNVSYDEWHCGADRRKYGTGPVAAAKAQTALTAAVRERLVAGHPDLAPLSVVPTEYLKQGSTPYRAALAAGLPGGVQVAWSGGAAIPKQVTGEQADATAALFGRPLMTLDNYPVNDSAPDRLFLGGYTGRDPEVARRSAVLLTSAMSQPVASRIPLATAADFGWQPDGYLPERSLAAALRLLTAGPAQRDAAAALAGNSASSPLGGEESAYLAPLVERFWAAAEPSSGAPVDGARLREAARPLREAFAVMADAPRTLAGDPLAADAAPWLARLSAYGSAGRAALDVLEAQQGGDGTAAWRARMELGRQRGVLEQNPVTVGRGVLDAFLDRAAKSADTWSGITAGAAPTTTLGTAHDHGPALMADGSDETFYWSSAPPQVGDSFGLDLGTPKPLGSVTVLMGGGDDPDAAPAADDYLRDGVLEYWSGSGGWHRLAAVHGQRTVRATAPAGAVAKAVRLRATGGQSGAVAVREFTAAAPDTVDTAVSGPPAAPGSSPQAVLSGDPDSAFRAAAPPAEGDAPLTVELGAARPLDRLTVLTDPTVRAEATAQARRPDGGWTDLGPVKPGYNELRADGGPVEALRLVWRPGGEAPVVNQVIPWWADVPAARLALAEPTLDVVAGAAAPAQARATVESGRPDALAGTLRAEVPAVARGLAVAPPPALTVPRGGRVVAPLLVTAAADTPSGTYRVPVVFAAGALTVRQELLVHVVPPVGGADLARTADASSSGDDSARTPAAAVADGDPATSWSSPASDGAWLRLRLPQPVRLGSAVLHWGAAYASAYRLESSADGVNWTTVAEVGNGQGGTETVRFDAPDTRYLRVQGVSRATRYGYALSGVELYAVQEP from the coding sequence GTGCAGGCGCGGGTTTCGGTGGCGGCCGGACGGCGGCTGCGGCAGGGCTTGGAGCGGAGCGCGGCGCTCCGCGAGGTGCTGTACCACCCGGCGGCGCTGGCGGCGCGCCGGACGGCGGCGCGGACGGCGCGGCAGGTGGCCCCGAAGGCGGCGGACCGGTTCATCGCGGACGTCAAGGGCACGGCGCCGCTGCTCGCCTCGGTGCGGGCGGAGCGGCGGGCGGGCCGGCGGGGCAGCGCGCTGCGGGCCGCGGCGACGCTGTCGGCGGCCGCGGTGGTCGGCGGGCTGTTCGCCCCGGTGCCGGGCTTCGCAGCCGAGTTCGCGCCGCGCGCGGACCTGTCCAGCGCCGTGCCGGACGGCGCCGAGCGGCCGGACGCGGCGGTGGCCGAGGCGGCCGCGCCGCTGGGTTCGCTGACGGACCCCCAGATCTTCCCGCGCCCGCAGGAGTTGCGGGCCGGCGGCCGGCCGGCGGCGGTGCCCCGGCTGGTGACGCTGGTGCTGGCGGACGCCGCGGACGGCCCGGCGGTGGACGCGGTGCGCGCGCTGCTGGCCCGGGCCGGCGCGGCCGAGGTGCGGGCCGTCCCGCAGCCGCCGGAGCGTCCGGAGGCCGGCTCGCTGGTGGTGTACGTCGGCGGCCCGTACGAGGGCGCGGGCGGCGCGGTCGACCGGGTGCTGCGGCAGCTCGCGGTGGCGGCCGGCCTGAAGGACACCGAGGTGCCGGCCCTGGCGGGCCTGCCGTCGGGCGGCCACCTGCTGGCGTCCGGGCAGCTGCCGGCCGACGGCGGCGGCGCGTACGGCGCGGTGGTGCTGGCGGGCGCGGACGGCGCGGGCACCTTCTACGCGGCGCAGAGCCTGGCGCAGCTGCTCGCGCCGGTCGGCCCGGGCCAGGCGCAGGGCGGCGAGGGCGACCGGGGGTTCCCGGGGGTGCTGGTGCGGGACTGGCCGTCGGGCGCGGCGCTGCGCGGCACCGCGGAGTCGTTCTTCGGGGCGCCGTGGAGCGCGGCGCAGCGGCTGGCGGCGGTGGACTTCCTGGGCCGCACCAAGCAGAACTACTTCCTGTACGCGCCGGGCGGCGACCCGTACCGGGCGCAGCGCTGGCGGGAGGCGTACCCGGCGCGGCAGGCGGACGAGCTGGCCGAGCTGGCGGCGCGGGCGCGGGCGAACCACGTGACGGCGGCGTACTCGGTGGCGCCGGGGCAGTCGTTCTGCTTCTCCTCGGGCAAGGACGTCGACGCGCTGGTCGGCAAGCTCGACGGGCTGCGCCGACTGGGCTTCCGGGCCTTCCAGTTGGACTTCCGGAACGTGTCGTACGACGAGTGGCACTGCGGGGCGGACCGGCGCAAGTACGGCACCGGGCCGGTGGCGGCGGCGAAGGCGCAGACCGCGCTGACCGCGGCGGTGCGGGAGCGGCTGGTGGCCGGGCACCCGGACCTGGCGCCGCTGTCGGTGGTGCCGACCGAGTACCTGAAGCAGGGGTCGACGCCGTACCGGGCGGCGCTGGCGGCGGGGCTGCCGGGCGGCGTGCAGGTGGCGTGGAGCGGCGGCGCGGCGATCCCGAAGCAGGTCACCGGCGAGCAGGCGGACGCCACGGCGGCGCTGTTCGGGCGGCCGCTGATGACGCTGGACAACTACCCGGTGAACGACTCGGCGCCGGACCGGCTGTTCCTGGGCGGCTACACCGGGCGCGACCCGGAGGTGGCCCGGCGCTCGGCGGTGCTGCTGACCTCGGCGATGAGCCAGCCGGTGGCGTCCCGGATCCCGCTGGCGACCGCCGCCGACTTCGGCTGGCAGCCGGACGGCTACCTGCCGGAGCGGTCGCTGGCCGCCGCGCTGCGGCTGCTGACCGCCGGCCCGGCGCAGCGCGACGCGGCGGCGGCGCTGGCCGGCAACAGCGCGTCCTCGCCGCTGGGCGGCGAGGAGTCGGCGTACCTGGCGCCGCTGGTCGAGCGGTTCTGGGCGGCGGCCGAGCCGTCCTCGGGCGCGCCGGTCGACGGGGCGCGGCTGCGGGAGGCCGCGCGGCCGCTGCGCGAGGCGTTCGCGGTGATGGCGGACGCGCCCCGGACGCTGGCGGGCGACCCGCTGGCGGCGGACGCGGCGCCCTGGCTGGCCCGGCTGTCGGCGTACGGCTCGGCGGGCCGGGCCGCGCTGGACGTGCTGGAGGCGCAGCAGGGCGGCGACGGCACGGCGGCCTGGCGGGCCCGGATGGAGCTGGGCCGGCAGCGCGGGGTGCTGGAGCAGAACCCGGTGACGGTCGGCCGGGGCGTGCTGGACGCGTTCCTGGACCGGGCGGCGAAGTCCGCGGACACCTGGTCGGGCATCACCGCGGGCGCCGCCCCGACCACCACCCTGGGCACCGCGCACGACCACGGCCCGGCGCTGATGGCGGACGGCTCCGACGAGACCTTCTACTGGTCGTCCGCGCCGCCGCAGGTCGGCGACAGCTTCGGCCTGGACCTGGGCACCCCGAAGCCGCTGGGCTCGGTGACGGTGCTGATGGGCGGGGGCGACGACCCGGACGCCGCCCCGGCGGCCGACGACTACCTGCGCGACGGGGTGCTGGAGTACTGGAGCGGCTCGGGCGGCTGGCACCGGCTGGCCGCCGTGCACGGGCAGCGGACGGTCCGGGCGACCGCCCCGGCGGGCGCGGTCGCCAAGGCGGTCCGGCTGCGCGCCACCGGCGGGCAGTCCGGGGCGGTGGCGGTGCGCGAGTTCACCGCGGCGGCGCCGGACACGGTGGACACCGCGGTGTCCGGCCCGCCGGCCGCGCCGGGCTCCTCGCCGCAGGCGGTGCTCTCCGGCGACCCGGACTCGGCCTTCCGGGCGGCCGCGCCGCCCGCCGAGGGCGACGCGCCGCTGACCGTGGAGCTGGGCGCGGCCCGGCCGCTGGACCGGCTGACCGTGCTGACCGACCCGACGGTGCGGGCCGAGGCGACCGCGCAGGCCCGCCGCCCGGACGGCGGCTGGACCGACCTGGGCCCGGTGAAGCCGGGCTACAACGAGCTGCGGGCCGACGGCGGGCCGGTGGAGGCGCTGCGGCTGGTGTGGCGGCCGGGCGGCGAGGCGCCGGTGGTCAACCAGGTGATCCCGTGGTGGGCGGACGTGCCGGCGGCCCGGCTGGCGCTGGCCGAGCCGACGCTGGACGTGGTGGCGGGCGCGGCGGCGCCCGCGCAGGCCCGGGCGACCGTGGAGTCGGGCCGGCCGGACGCGCTGGCCGGGACGCTGCGGGCCGAGGTCCCGGCGGTCGCCCGGGGGCTGGCGGTGGCCCCGCCGCCGGCCCTGACGGTGCCGCGCGGCGGGCGGGTGGTGGCGCCGCTGCTGGTCACGGCGGCCGCGGACACCCCGTCGGGCACCTACCGGGTGCCGGTGGTGTTCGCGGCGGGCGCGCTGACCGTCCGCCAGGAGCTGCTGGTGCACGTGGTGCCGCCGGTCGGCGGCGCCGACCTGGCGCGGACGGCGGACGCCTCGTCCTCGGGCGACGACAGCGCGCGGACCCCGGCCGCGGCGGTGGCCGACGGCGATCCGGCGACCTCCTGGAGCTCCCCGGCCAGTGACGGCGCCTGGCTGCGGCTGCGGCTGCCGCAGCCCGTCCGGCTGGGTTCGGCGGTGCTGCACTGGGGCGCCGCGTACGCCTCCGCGTACCGGCTGGAGTCCTCGGCGGACGGCGTGAACTGGACCACCGTGGCGGAGGTCGGCAACGGGCAGGGCGGCACCGAGACGGTCCGCTTCGACGCGCCGGACACCCGGTACCTGCGGGTGCAGGGCGTCAGCCGGGCCACCCGGTACGGGTACGCGCTGTCGGGGGTCGAGCTGTACGCGGTGCAGGAGCCGTAG
- a CDS encoding FAD:protein FMN transferase, producing MGTVFSFAVRDPGPGTGPAIRRIVERLHRIDALFSTYRPESEISRLGRGELAPADADPEVRWVLERCAELGAETGGYFTATPGGRLDPSGYVKGWAVEEASRALRAAGSRQHCVSGGGDVQSAGGPWRVGIADPHRAGSVARVVTGHDLAVATSGTAERGPHVIDPHTGLPAAALASLTLVGPGLARVDALATAAFAMGARALRWLDAKGVRALAIHPDGRQETTGGWG from the coding sequence ATGGGGACGGTCTTCTCGTTCGCCGTCCGCGACCCCGGGCCGGGGACCGGCCCGGCGATCCGGCGGATCGTGGAGCGGCTGCACCGGATCGACGCGCTGTTCTCGACGTACCGGCCGGAGAGCGAGATCAGCCGGCTCGGGCGCGGGGAACTCGCCCCGGCGGACGCCGACCCCGAGGTCCGGTGGGTGCTGGAGCGGTGCGCGGAGCTCGGCGCGGAGACCGGCGGCTACTTCACCGCGACGCCCGGCGGCCGGCTCGACCCCAGCGGCTACGTCAAGGGCTGGGCCGTCGAGGAGGCCTCCCGGGCGCTGCGCGCGGCCGGCTCCCGGCAGCACTGCGTCAGCGGCGGCGGCGACGTCCAGAGCGCGGGCGGGCCGTGGCGGGTCGGCATCGCCGACCCGCACCGCGCGGGCTCCGTCGCCCGCGTCGTCACCGGCCACGACCTGGCCGTCGCCACCTCCGGCACCGCGGAGCGCGGCCCGCACGTCATCGACCCGCACACCGGCCTGCCCGCCGCCGCCCTCGCCTCGCTCACCCTGGTCGGCCCCGGCCTCGCCCGGGTGGACGCCCTGGCCACCGCCGCGTTCGCGATGGGCGCGCGGGCGCTGCGCTGGCTCGACGCGAAGGGCGTCCGGGCGCTGGCGATCCACCCGGACGGGCGGCAGGAGACGACCGGGGGCTGGGGCTGA
- a CDS encoding heparin lyase I family protein, producing MFRPALAAALVLAAPVALAVPAAAGPALPNSADKVLWAADTARGPSSFAAVQCKAGNFGTVQDAAKGKVWRAKQVAGEERCETLSPDLTNGSTIYVGWSSRVRIDDDQSRYVFQLKCSPSEGTANHPVEIDIADGRVRLQEWDTDHVAHPIWSAPVGNDQWHRYVLKLRLGRTDGTIDFWYDGVKQTFTTGSGTYTGTTWDGTRNYLKWGSYHPSPADAVNTFTSPVIATTYDLVKGR from the coding sequence ATGTTTCGTCCCGCCCTCGCCGCGGCCCTCGTGCTCGCCGCGCCGGTCGCCCTCGCCGTACCGGCCGCTGCCGGTCCCGCGCTCCCCAACAGCGCGGACAAGGTCCTCTGGGCCGCCGACACCGCCCGGGGGCCCTCCTCCTTCGCCGCCGTCCAGTGCAAGGCCGGCAACTTCGGCACCGTCCAGGACGCCGCCAAGGGCAAGGTCTGGCGCGCGAAGCAGGTCGCCGGGGAGGAGCGCTGCGAGACGCTGAGCCCCGACCTGACGAACGGCAGCACGATCTACGTCGGCTGGTCCTCCCGGGTGCGGATCGACGACGACCAGAGCCGCTACGTCTTCCAGCTCAAGTGCTCGCCCAGCGAGGGCACCGCCAACCACCCCGTCGAGATCGACATCGCCGACGGCCGCGTCCGCCTCCAGGAGTGGGACACCGACCACGTCGCCCACCCGATCTGGAGCGCCCCCGTCGGCAACGACCAGTGGCACCGCTACGTCCTCAAGCTCCGGCTCGGCCGGACCGACGGCACCATCGACTTCTGGTACGACGGCGTCAAGCAGACCTTCACCACCGGTTCCGGCACCTACACCGGCACCACCTGGGACGGCACCCGGAACTACCTCAAGTGGGGCTCCTACCACCCCTCCCCGGCCGACGCCGTCAACACCTTCACCAGCCCGGTGATCGCCACCACCTACGACCTGGTGAAGGGCCGCTGA
- a CDS encoding mechanosensitive ion channel family protein produces the protein MLDDSAADSTVPTFTLPTSAADVTDTTRQAAGWLDDNWQGWLVSGLRIVLILGLALVLRAVVRKVIDKLVSRMARPADGGDDHGVLGGLLANSGVVNTERRQQRSEAIGSVLRSVASFSILGTASLMALSVLGVDLAPLLASAGVAGVAIGFGARNLVTDFLSGVFMIMEDQYGVGDEIDTGVATGTVLEVGLRVTKLRGATGEIWYIRNGEVKRIANMSQGWGTATVDVQIGYKEDLERVELLITEAAEQLAKESPYDELIWGRVKVLGVEAVAVDSVQLRIEARCTPGKSAQVARALRLRLKAAFDLAGVKLKEEAAATVPAQATAPEVLPPSALADPSSARSLAAKPIALP, from the coding sequence ATGCTCGACGATTCCGCTGCCGACAGCACCGTCCCGACGTTCACCCTGCCCACCTCGGCCGCCGATGTGACCGACACCACCCGGCAGGCGGCCGGCTGGCTGGACGACAACTGGCAGGGCTGGCTGGTCTCCGGGCTGCGGATCGTGCTGATCCTGGGCCTGGCACTGGTGCTGCGGGCGGTGGTCCGCAAGGTGATCGACAAGCTGGTCTCCCGGATGGCCCGCCCGGCCGACGGCGGCGACGACCACGGGGTGCTCGGCGGGCTGCTGGCCAACAGCGGCGTGGTCAACACCGAGCGGCGCCAGCAGCGTTCCGAGGCGATCGGCTCGGTGCTGCGCTCGGTGGCGTCCTTCAGCATCCTGGGCACCGCCTCGCTGATGGCGCTGTCGGTGCTCGGCGTCGACCTGGCCCCGCTGCTGGCCTCCGCCGGTGTGGCCGGTGTGGCGATCGGCTTCGGCGCCCGCAACCTGGTCACCGACTTCCTCTCCGGCGTCTTCATGATCATGGAGGACCAGTACGGCGTCGGCGACGAGATCGACACCGGCGTCGCCACCGGCACCGTCCTGGAGGTCGGCCTGCGGGTCACCAAGCTGCGCGGCGCGACCGGCGAGATCTGGTACATCCGCAACGGCGAGGTCAAGCGGATCGCCAACATGAGCCAGGGCTGGGGCACCGCCACGGTGGACGTCCAGATCGGCTACAAGGAGGACCTGGAGCGGGTCGAGCTGCTGATCACCGAGGCCGCCGAGCAGCTCGCCAAGGAGAGCCCGTACGACGAGCTGATCTGGGGCCGGGTCAAGGTGCTCGGCGTCGAGGCGGTGGCCGTCGACTCCGTCCAGCTGCGGATCGAGGCCCGCTGCACGCCCGGCAAGTCCGCCCAGGTCGCGCGCGCGCTGCGGCTGCGCCTGAAGGCCGCCTTCGACCTGGCCGGCGTCAAGCTCAAGGAGGAGGCCGCCGCGACCGTCCCGGCCCAGGCCACCGCCCCCGAGGTGCTGCCGCCGTCCGCGCTGGCCGACCCCAGCTCGGCGCGCTCGCTGGCCGCGAAGCCGATAGCGCTCCCGTAG